In a single window of the Nakaseomyces glabratus chromosome B, complete sequence genome:
- the CRC1 gene encoding carnitine:acyl carnitine antiporter (CAGL0B04543g~Ortholog(s) have carnitine transmembrane transporter activity, carnitine:acyl carnitine antiporter activity and role in acetate catabolic process, carbon utilization, carnitine transport, fatty acid metabolic process): MSDTPAETNILEHKTDAFRENMKALVAGGVGGVCAVLTGHPFDLIKVRCQSNQAKSTMDAVSIILKEARSLSTVNGSLTTSLFFKNSVKGFYKGVIPPLIGVTPIFAVSFWGYDIGKRLVTWKQASDAPLTTAQMATAGFISAIPTTLVTAPTERIKVVLQTNSEFKGSFIKAAKHIVSTGGVKSLFNGSLATLARDGPGSALYFASYELSKAFLNKSVAKKDKDEVNLANVCLAGGIAGMSMWLVVFPIDTIKTRLQVATTPISMVQATKDIYIQRGGIKGFFPGLGPALLRSFPANAATFLGVELTHAFFKKYNF, from the coding sequence ATGTCTGACACACCTGCTGAAACAAATATTCTGGAACACAAGACCGATGCGTTCCGTGAGAACATGAAAGCATTGGTAGCTGGTGGTGTGGGTGGTGTGTGCGCCGTGCTGACTGGGCACCCCTTCGACCTGATCAAAGTCCGGTGCCAGAGCAACCAGGCCAAGTCCACCATGGACGCGGTGTCCATCATTCTCAAGGAAGCCCGGAGCTTGTCCACTGTGAATGGCTCGCTGACTACATCTCtgttcttcaagaactCGGTGAAGGGCTTCTACAAAGGTGTTATCCCACCTCTGATCGGTGTCACGCCGATATTCGCCGTCTCCTTCTGGGGTTACGACATCGGGAAGAGACTGGTCACTTGGAAACAGGCCTCCGATGCCCCATTGACCACGGCACAGATGGCCACCGCGGGGTTCATCAGTGCAATCCCAACGACTCTGGTCACTGCACCCACAGAGAGAATAAAAGTCGTCCTGCAGACAAACTCCGAGTTTAAGGGCTCTTTCATCAAAGCTGCAAAGCATATAGTCAGCACCGGTGGTGTCAAATCGCTGTTCAATGGTTCCCTGGCGACTTTGGCCAGGGACGGTCCCGGCTCCGCTCTGTACTTTGCATCCTATGAGCTCTCAAAGGCCTTCTTGAACAAGAGCGTCGCCAAGAAGGATAAGGACGAAGTGAACTTGGCCAACGTCTGCCTCGCAGGTGGTATCGCTGGTATGTCCATGTGGCTAGTGGTGTTCCCAATTGACACAATTAAGACAAGGCTGCAAGTGGCAACCACTCCTATATCAATGGTACAGGCGACAAAGGATATCTACATACAGAGAGGTGGAATAAAGGGTTTCTTCCCAGGTCTCGGACCAGCACTACTAAGATCGTTCCCTGCCAACGCAGCTACTTTCTTGGGTGTCGAGCTGACTCATGCATTCTTCAAGAAGTACAACTTCTGA
- the KTR1 gene encoding alpha-1,2-mannosyltransferase KTR1 (CAGL0B04565g~Ortholog(s) have alpha-1,2-mannosyltransferase activity) — MDEKRIMSKLRIPPGKEPLVKRIGIALVLFLSTFFLYSTVSGGEFFHSGKPVKGASTAITGNTGYKYTYADEDGHYPESKKVRATFVTLVRNKDLWELLPTIKNVEDRFNRHFHYDWVFLNDEPFTQEFITTTTAMTSGKTKYGLIPREHWSYPEWIDQEKARLTREEMKKQKIIYGFSEPYRHMCRFESGFFYRQKVLDEYEYYWRVEPGTKLHCDVNYDVFKFMKDNGKKYGFTVSLLEYEATIKTLWQTTVEFIKKFPQHLAKNSMLDFISDDQGESYNLCHFWSNFEIASLDLWRGEAYSAYFDYLDHAGGFFYERWGDAPVHSIGAALFLDRDEIHHFGDLGYYHPPFHACPIDENIRLSNRCDCHPNKDFTWVPYSCALKYYNVNKLTKPLGWQEHVGMKV, encoded by the coding sequence ATGGACGAGAAGCGGATCATGTCGAAACTTAGAATACCTCCTGGTAAGGAACCTCTGGTGAAGAGAATTGGTATCGCTTTGGTACTTTTCCTGTCCACCTTCTTCCTCTACTCTACTGTTTCTGGCGGTGAGTTCTTCCACTCTGGCAAGCCTGTGAAGGGTGCTTCTACTGCTATCACGGGTAACACTGGTTACAAGTACACTTATGCCGACGAGGACGGCCATTACCCAGAAAGCAAGAAGGTTAGAGCTACTTTCGTGACTTTGGTCCGTAACAAGGACTTGTGGGAACTGCTGCCAACGATCAAGAACGTCGAAGACAGATTCAACCGCCATTTCCACTACGATTGGGTGTTCCTTAACGATGAGCCCTTCACTCAGGAATttatcaccaccaccactgCTATGACCTCTGGTAAGACCAAATACGGTCTAATCCCTCGTGAGCACTGGTCCTACCCTGAATGGATCGACCAGGAAAAGGCCAGACTCACCAGAGAAGAAATGAAGAAGCAAAAGATTATCTACGGTTTCTCTGAGCCTTATAGACATATGTGTCGTTTCGAGTCCGGTTTCTTCTACAGACAAAAAGTCCTTGATGAGTACGAATACTACTGGCGTGTGGAACCTGGTACCAAGTTGCACTGTGATGTCAATTACGATGTCTTTAAGTTCATGAAGGACAACGGTAAGAAGTACGGTTTCACCGTCTCTTTGTTGGAATACGAAGCAACCATCAAGACCTTATGGCAAACCACTGTTGAATTTATCAAGAAGTTCCCACAACACTTGGCAAAGAACAGCATGTTGGATTTCATCTCTGACGACCAAGGTGAGTCTTACAACTTGTGCCATTTCTGGTCCAACTTTGAAATCGCCTCCTTGGACTTATGGAGAGGTGAAGCCTACAGTGCTTACTTTGATTACTTAGACCATGCTGGTGGTTTCTTCTACGAGAGATGGGGTGATGCTCCAGTTCACTCAATTGGTGCTGCGTTGTTCTTGGACAGAGATGAAATTCACCACTTCGGTGACTTGGGATACTACCATCCTCCTTTCCATGCTTGTCCAATTGACGAAAACATCAGATTATCTAACAGATGTGATTGTCATCCAAACAAGGACTTTACTTGGGTGCCATACTCTTGTGCTCTAAAGTACTACAACGTTAACAAGTTGACAAAGCCACTTGGATGGCAAGAGCACGTTGGCATGAAGGTCTGA
- a CDS encoding histidine phosphatase family protein (CAGL0B04587g~Ortholog(s) have DNA binding, bending, RNA polymerase III type 1 promoter sequence-specific DNA binding, RNA polymerase III type 2 promoter sequence-specific DNA binding and phosphatase activity, more) has protein sequence MALKTIYVARHGYRSNWLPEGPYPAPPTGIDSDVPLAEHGVDQAKQLAEYISATWDEERKPQMVFTSPFYRCVQTSEPVVKALDLPLIIERGLGEWYKPDRPVIPEPATVAQLSELFPEVTFDTQWGGPTVIPSGKGETEQEIFARSGDFLSKFLDRMQRDYPDIERVLFVTHAATKQCIGMKLLNIENVRDSIDEQGNVLHNASCSIDWFEYTGNNWLLKMNGETSFLKDGAEMDWNFTYGFEAGSDADIKARRLRGEIN, from the coding sequence ATGGCTCTGAAGACAATATATGTGGCTAGACATGGGTACAGGTCAAACTGGTTACCTGAGGGACCTTACCCTGCACCTCCAACCGGCATAGACAGTGATGTACCGCTAGCTGAACATGGAGTCGACCAAGCGAAGCAGCTGGCTGAGTATATATCGGCGACATGGGACGAAGAGCGTAAGCCTCAGATGGTATTCACGTCTCCATTTTACCGTTGTGTTCAGACCAGTGAGCCCGTTGTGAAGGCGCTGGACCTGCCACTTATCATTGAACGTGGTCTTGGGGAATGGTACAAACCCGACAGACCGGTGATCCCTGAGCCAGCCACTGTGGCACAGCTATCAGAGTTGTTCCCTGAGGTTACTTTCGACACCCAGTGGGGTGGGCCCACAGTGATACCGAGCGGGAAAGGTGAGACTGAGCAAGAGATCTTTGCACGCAGTGGAGATTTCCTTTCGAAGTTTCTTGACAGGATGCAAAGGGACTATCCAGACATCGAGCGTGTCTTGTTTGTTACACACGCCGCGACTAAGCAATGCATTGGTATGAAGCTGCTAAACATCGAAAATGTCAGAGACAGTATAGACGAACAAGGAAACGTTCTGCATAACGCCAGCTGTTCCATTGATTGGTTCGAATACACCGGGAACAACTGGCTCCTGAAGATGAATGGTGAGACctctttcttgaaagaCGGTGCCGAGATGGACTGGAACTTCACCTATGGGTTTGAAGCCGGCTCTGACGCAGACATCAAAGCCAGAAGACTACGTGGAGAGATCAACTAG
- the YAF9 gene encoding YEATS domain-containing protein YAF9 (CAGL0B04609g~Ortholog(s) have NuA4 histone acetyltransferase complex, Swr1 complex, cytosol localization): MAPPTSKRIKTLSVSRAVIYGNTAKKIGENRPPNAPSEHTHLWTIFVRSPTGDDISYFIKKVVFKLHETYPNPVRTIEAPPFELTETGWGEFDINIKIYFVEESNEKFINFYHRLRLHPYVNVNPPMSTEVKKEETGNATTSDEISSIFYDEIVFNEPYEDFFKILVSKPGNLLPSNKTEDCLFSRQLEQDELTRIKMASSNVDKEIEIYKKKLEDTLKSR; the protein is encoded by the coding sequence ATGGCACCTCCCACTAGCAAGAGAATCAAGACACTGTCTGTAAGTCGAGCAGTAATCTATGGGAATACTGCGAAGAAGATCGGTGAGAACAGGCCACCAAACGCACCCAGTGAGCATACACATCTATGGACCATCTTTGTGAGGAGTCCTACAGGAGATGACATATCAtatttcatcaagaagGTGGTGTTCAAGTTGCATGAGACCTACCCGAATCCTGTGAGAACCATTGAGGCTCCTCCATTTGAACTCACCGAAACAGGATGGGGTGAATTTGATATAAACATCAAGATTTACTTTGTGGAAGAAAGTAATGAGAAGTTCATTAATTTCTACCACAGGCTGCGATTACATCCATATGTGAACGTTAATCCACCGATGTCCACAGAGGTTAAGAAGGAAGAAACTGGCAATGCCACCACATCAGATGAAATTAGTTCTATATTCTATGATGAAATCGTGTTTAATGAACCTTATGAAGACTTCTTTAAGATTCTAGTCTCAAAACCAGGCAATCTATTACCTTCAAACAAAACTGAAGACTGTCTTTTCTCTAGACAGCTTGAGCAAGACGAATTAACAAGAATTAAAATGGCTTCTAGTAACGTtgataaagaaattgaaatatataagaagAAACTTGAGGATACCCTTAAGTCGCGTTAA
- the INP53 gene encoding INP53 (CAGL0B04631g~Ortholog(s) have calcium ion binding, inositol-1,2,4,5,6-pentakisphosphate 5-phosphatase activity and inositol-1,2,4,5-tetrakisphosphate 5-phosphatase activity, more) — translation MLLLLSRQPDRRIAIVSDRHALIFKSVGHNKSTNAPLCAIDLVEKGQLKDQGFKKLTHNEVHGFIGMIEIEGYIFLGAITGKSKVAQPIPGETVNKIYAVDFFCLNDSRWDFVEIDNSGYPVLPNRDSSDLKETLPRHPCYELRKLLSDGSFNYSSNFDLTSTLQKRRFSDHSLSVDNFEEEYMWNYFLMNEIITYRDRLDMETKRILDDEGFLTTVIRGFAETFVTYVKKLKVGLTVISKQSWKRAGTRFNARGVDDDANVANFVETEFIMYSNEYCYSFTIIRGSIPVFWEQDTSLINPKVQITRSKEATQPVFDKHFHRLIEKYGPVHVVNLLSTKSSEIELSQRYKQQIVDSKSLRLNDDVFYSHFDFHKETSQEGFSAVRRVLPLLSNSILEAGYFSYDVKDKKVLSEQHGVFRVNCLDCLDRTNLVQQTVSLAVFKIFLEDFQIIGPKSFIDEEDFAIKHNTLWADHGDQISQIYTGTNALKSSFSRKGKMSLAGVLSDATKSVSRMYINNFMDKGKQQNIDCLLGRLADQKSVELYDPFNEYVTNKLHERAEEFTNNSNINIFVGSFNVNGTSKRSDLSKWLFPIGDKFKPDIVVLGLQEVIELTAGSILNADYTKGSFWETMVSDCLNQYDDKYLLLRVEQMSSLLIVFFVKADKAHYVKQVEGASKKTGFGGMTGNKGAVSIRFDYGNTSFCFVNAHLAAGANNIDERRNDFESITNGTQFTRSKNISHHDSIFWLGDLNYRIQLTNEEVRKLLVTQPDGYIDKLLKYDQLTQEINAGVVFKEFKEPTLKFRPTYKYDYGSDNYDSSEKARTPSWTDRIIYKGENLYPLAYSDAHLLLSDHRPVYAAYRAKVTFIDDDKKHRIVQALHKEYKIEHPEETSLTNNLLLDLDIESRTQSEQTNGSQTSSINFEAPLSHSLQSSTSSFASLTPRNRNAQQDTEVRSSSASVLSSPGAIDKSVKPKLSAPPPPAPRIQPKKELEVESNGSRLSSPATPKPTVLSPQVPPKRKVLPPGFSDSIVLTPKNSSQSSVDVKALSPSPKPKVSSPPISLKSNNEGEGKRKIPPAKPEKKPELESLTLDSWKPLQPK, via the coding sequence ATGCTTCTACTATTGTCGAGGCAACCGGATAGACGGATTGCTATTGTATCCGATAGACATGCGTTAATATTTAAATCAGTCGGTCACAACAAATCAACTAATGCTCCTCTTTGTGCTATCGATCTTGTTGAGAAGGGACAACTAAAAGATCAAGGGTTTAAGAAACTAACACATAATGAAGTTCATGGCTTTATAGGTATGatagaaattgaaggatatattttcttgggTGCTATCACTGGGAAATCTAAGGTTGCCCAACCGATACCTGGTGAAACTGTGAACAAGATTTATGCTGTAGATTTCTTTTGCTTGAATGATTCAAGATGGGATTTtgttgaaattgataaCTCTGGTTATCCAGTTCTTCCAAATAGAGATTCCAGCGACTTGAAAGAGACATTACCAAGACACCCATGCTATGAACTAAGGAAATTGCTATCTGATGGGTCTTTCAACTACAGTTCGAATTTCGATTTGACTTCTACACTACAGAAGAGACGCTTTAGTGACCATTCCCTTAGTGTGgataattttgaagaagaatacatgtggaattattttttaatgaaTGAGATTATAACTTACAGAGATAGACTCGATATGGAAACCAAGAGGATCCTTGATGATGAGGGTTTTTTAACAACAGTCATTAGAGGCTTTGCTGAGACGTTTGTGACATACGTGAAAAAACTTAAGGTAGGTCTTACTGTAATTTCAAAACAGAGTTGGAAAAGAGCTGGGACAAGATTCAATGCTCGTGGTGTTGATGACGATGCCAATGTGGCCAACTTTGTAGAAACCGAGTTCATTATGTACTCTAACGAGTATTGCTATTCATTTACAATAATTAGAGGTAGCATACCTGTTTTTTGGGAACAAGATACATCCTTGATAAATCCTAAAGTTCAAATTACGAGATCAAAGGAGGCAACTCAACCTGTATTTGACAAACACTTTCATAGGTTAATTGAAAAGTACGGGCCAGTACATGTAGTTAATCTGTTGTCTACAAAATCGTCCGAAATAGAGCTTTCACAGAGATACAAACAACAGATTGTAGATTCAAAATCGTTAAGGTTGAATGATGATGTCTTCTACTCacattttgattttcataAAGAAACATCACAAGAGGGGTTTTCTGCTGTTCGTAGAGTTTTGCCGCTGCTGTCAAACTCCATTCTAGAAGCTGGTTATTTTTCTTATGATGTTAAGGACAAAAAAGTGCTTTCTGAGCAACATGGTGTTTTCCGTGTAAATTGTTTGGATTGTTTGGACAGGACCAATTTAGTTCAACAGACTGTATCGTTGGCCGTCTTTAAGATATTCTTAGAAGATTTTCAAATCATTGGACCCAAAAgttttattgatgaagaggatTTTGCTATTAAGCACAACACCTTATGGGCAGATCATGGTGATCAAATTTCTCAAATCTATACTGGTACTAACGCTTTGAAATCATCCTTTTCACGTAAAGGTAAAATGTCTTTGGCTGGTGTCCTTTCTGATGCTACCAAATCAGTTAGTAGAATGTATATCAACAATTTTATGGATAAAGGAAAGCAGCAGAATATTGATTGTTTATTGGGTAGATTGGCTGATCAGAAGAGTGTCGAATTGTATGATCCTTTTAACGAGTATGTTACAAATAAATTGCATGAAAGAGCGGAGGAATTTACCAATAACtcaaatattaatatttttgttggaTCATTTAACGTCAACGGGACATCAAAGCGATCAGATTTGTCTAAATGGTTGTTCCCAATCGGAGATAAATTTAAGCCTGACATTGTAGTATTAGGCCTACAGGAAGTAATCGAATTAACAGCTGGTTCTATTTTAAATGCAGATTATACTAAAGGATCATTTTGGGAGACAATGGTAAGCGATTGCTTAAACCAGTATGATGATAAGTACCTCTTACTAAGAGTAGAACAAATGTCTTCATTAttaattgtattttttgtGAAGGCCGACAAGGCACATTATGTTAAGCAAGTTGAAGGAGCATCTAAGAAAACGGGGTTTGGTGGTATGACTGGTAACAAAGGTGCTGTCTCTATTAGATTCGACTACGGTAATACATCCTTCTGTTTTGTTAATGCACATCTTGCTGCGGGTGCCAATAACATTGACGAGAGAAGAAATGACTTTGAAAGTATTACAAACGGCACTCAGTTCACGAGGTCCAAGAACATCTCTCATCATGACTCCATTTTTTGGCTTGGCGATTTGAACTATAGAATCCAATTGACTAATGAGGAAGTGAGGAAACTGTTAGTAACACAACCTGATGGGTATATAGATAAATTACTGAAGTATGACCAATTAACTCAAGAAATCAATGCTGGTGTTGTCTTCAAGGAATTTAAAGAACCTACATTAAAATTTAGACCAACTTATAAGTATGATTATGGGAGCGACAACTATGATTCTTCTGAAAAGGCGAGGACACCTTCATGGACTGATAGAATCATATATAAGGGCGAAAACTTGTATCCATTGGCATATTCTGATGCACATCTTCTACTAAGTGACCATAGGCCTGTGTATGCAGCATATAGGGCGAAAGTGACTTtcattgatgatgataagaAGCACCGTATAGTTCAAGCTCTTCATAAGGAATACAAGATTGAGCATCCAGAAGAGACCTCTTTGACTAACAATCTTTTATTGGATCTTGACATAGAGTCACGCACTCAATCTGAACAAACTAATGGATCTCAGACCTCATCGATCAATTTTGAAGCGCCTCTCTCACACTCTCTTCAATCATCCACATCATCGTTTGCATCTTTAACACCGAGAAATCGGAACGCACAACAAGATACAGAAGTAAGATCAAGTTCAGCATCCGTGTTGAGTTCTCCAGGAGCAATTGATAAAAGTGTTAAACCTAAGTTATCAGCACCACCTCCACCAGCACCTAGAATTCAGCCAAAGAAGGAGTTAGAGGTTGAGTCCAATGGAAGCAGACTCTCTTCTCCGGCTACTCCAAAGCCAACTGTCTTGAGTCCACAAGTGCCCCCTAAACGTAAGGTACTCCCACCCGGGTTTTCTGATTCCATTGTATTAACACCAAAAAATTCGAGTCAAAGTAGTGTTGATGTTAAAGCGCTATCTCCTTCTCCTAAGCCAAAAGTTTCGTCACCTCCAATTTCTCTGAAATCTAATAATGAAGGAGAAGGCAAGCGCAAGATTCCACCAGCGAAACCTGAAAAGAAACCAGAACTCGAGAGTTTAACTCTAGACTCATGGAAGCCTTTGCAACCAAAATAA
- a CDS encoding uncharacterized protein (CAGL0B04675g~Ortholog(s) have RNA binding, endoribonuclease activity, ribosome binding activity) — protein MKVVSIDKGKSERGRTVLTIVPEDKEDLFAMYQIIDIGDVVIFKKLYTNKSEDTNKKTVTDLARIKLKILNREFDIKDEYLRYKGISCPDESGTENIDSEVPIGKYISFSIVYNHPITIYKSHFNKYAEQLLAEACEPESQADTAAVVLQEGISHICLLTASSTILKQKVEFSMPKKKNAKDVEKFEAKMEKFYRATYDAIVKQLDFDQIRMVIICSPGFYAKTLLTNIMKYASQDQNDLILKNEAIFVVAHCSTGYLQGISEVLKNPEYASLLEDTKFVKEALIFDDFLEHIETEDDKAWYGKTEIYKAAEMEAIDTLLITSNTLRSDDIAEREKNMDLIEQIKAQNGKVIVFSNFRDSGVELQHIGGFACLLKYPVPDLDDLANDAPPDTLITA, from the coding sequence atgaaagtTGTTTCAATCGACAAAGGTAAGTCAGAACGTGGACGTACCGTTCTGACTATAGTTCCAGAGGACAAAGAGGACTTATTCGCAATGTACCAAATCATCGATATAGGCGATGTAGtcatattcaaaaaactATACACAAACAAGAGTGAGGACACCAACAAGAAGACTGTCACAGACTTAGCTAGGATTAAATTGAAGATTTTAAATAGAGAATTTGACATTAAAGATGAGTATTTAAGATACAAGGGTATATCTTGTCCTGATGAATCAGGAACGGAAAACATTGACTCCGAAGTTCCCATTGGCAAATATATCAGTTTTAGTATCGTCTACAACCATCCTATTACTATTTACAAATCCCACTTCAATAAATACGCTGAACAGCTACTTGCTGAGGCTTGTGAACCGGAAAGTCAAGCTGATACCGCTGCCGTGGTACTACAAGAGGGTATATCACATATCTGTCTTCTAACAGCATCTTCAACCATACTGAAACAGAAAGTAGAATTCAGCATGccaaaaaagaagaacgCTAAAGATGTGGAGAAATTTGAAGCCAAAATGGAGAAATTCTACCGAGCTACATACGATGCCATAGTCAAACAACTTGATTTTGACCAAATCAGAATGGTTATAATCTGTTCCCCAGGGTTCTACGCCAAGACTCTGCTAACTAATATTATGAAATATGCATCCCAGGACCAGAATGacttaatattaaaaaatgaagCTATTTTTGTTGTGGCCCATTGTTCAACTGGATATTTACAGGGTATCTCAGAAGTGCTAAAGAACCCTGAATATGCATCTCTCTTAGAAGATACAAAATTTGTAAAGGAAGCATTAATTTTTGATGACTTCTTAGAACACATTGAGACTGAAGATGACAAGGCATGGTATGGAAAAACCGAAATTTACAAAGCCGCTGAAATGGAGGCGATAGATACATTATTGATCACAAGCAACACACTGCGATCTGACGACATTGCTGAACGAGAGAAGAACATGGACTTAATCGAGCAAATTAAAGCTCAGAATGGCAAAGTTATTGTATTTAGCAACTTTAGAGATTCGGGTGTTGAGCTACAGCATATTGGCGGATTTGCATGTCTTTTGAAATACCCAGTTCCTGATTTAGATGATTTAGCAAATGATGCACCACCAGATACTTTAATTACTGCGTAA
- the RER1 gene encoding protein retrieval receptor (CAGL0B04697g~Ortholog(s) have Golgi cisterna localization), with the protein MESDLGEQVSSNSVIAFVHKYKNLYQFYLDKCTPYVKERWAAELGLLVLFILRVVFGQGWYVVCYALFIFLLNQFLAFLTPKFDVSLQQDEENNELEAGEKSDEFRPFIRRLPEFRFWHNCIRATVLSMFLSLFRILDIPVFWPILLFYFITLFFLTMRRQIQHMIKYRYIPIDIGKKRYKPQI; encoded by the coding sequence ATGGAAAGTGACCTTGGTGAACAGGTATCTTCGAACTCAGTCATTGCATTTGTGCACAAGTATAAGAATTTGTACCAATTCTACCTGGACAAGTGCACACCATATGTCAAGGAGAGGTGGGCTGCTGAGTTAGGTTTGCTGGTACTGTTTATACTACGTGTTGTGTTTGGTCAAGGTTGGTACGTTGTTTGCTACGCGCTTTTTATCTTTCTGCTGAATCAATTCCTAGCATTTCTGACACCTAAGTTCGACGTGTCTTTACAACAAGATGAAGAGAACAATGAGTTGGAAGCCGGAGAGAAATCCGATGAGTTCCGTCCTTTTATCAGAAGGTTACCTGAATTCAGATTCTGGCACAATTGTATCAGGGCTACTGTGTTGTCCATGTTTCTGTCTTTGTTCAGAATATTAGATATCCCAGTGTTCTGGCCTATCTTGCTGTTCTATTTCATCACTTTGTTTTTCCTAACTATGAGAAGACAAATCCAGCATATGATCAAATACCGCTACATCCCAATCGACATTGGTAAGAAGAGATATAAGCCCCAAATTTAA
- a CDS encoding uncharacterized protein (CAGL0B04719g~Protein of unknown function), whose amino-acid sequence MRADMLYTGTVQSCGKILEIYAIVQQKRYNAVHKSVYGLSYDLYLMQFATYFISLYCTVIYKYSELAARQFSDRFPLYYSLNAEPIPISMPILLIDLVMLAVSSIVIFQLWKYRATRNVKQGTSLLLICIFLMILIFSYFTYICAEYNLPERNSGRFGVYYIEHVNYLWVIGQFLSAVKYLPQISLNWMGISTKGLSPKYLKISIIATSILQASNLCSFIDNLEFYQWPFNLTPRVVSFLQLIWLGIIYYQHYYAYAMNKPYLKRIYE is encoded by the exons ATGAGGGCTGATATGCTGTACACTGGAACCGTACAGTCATGCGGAAAGATCCTCGAA ATCTATGCCATAGTTCAACAGAAAAGATATAATGCGGTCCACAAATCAGTGTATGGATTGTCCTATGATTTGTATCTGATGCAGTTTGCGACGTATTTCATATCATTGTACTGTACTGTAATATACAAGTATTCCGAACTTGCCGCTAGGCAGTTCTCTGATAGATTTCCATTATATTATTCGCTTAATGCCGAACCCATCCCAATATCGATGCctatattattaatagaCCTCGTAATGCTGGCGGTATCTAGTATAGTAATTTTTCAACTATGGAAATACCGAGCTACTAGAAATGTGAAGCAAGGAACTTCCCTTTTACTCATATGCATTTTCttaatgattttgatattctcCTATTTTACCTATATCTGTGCGGAATATAACTTGCCGGAACGAAATAGTGGTAGATTCGGTGTGTACTACATTGAGCATGTCAACTATTTATGGGTGATTGGCCAGTTCTTGTCGGCTGTCAAATACTTACCCCAGATATCTTTAAATTGGATGGGTATATCAACCAAGGGCTTATCCCCAAAATATCTTAAGATCTCAATAATAGCAACTTCGATATTACAAGCTTCTAACCTTTGCTCattcattgataatttgGAATTTTATCAGTGGCCATTTAATCTAACTCCAAGGGTGGTCTCATTTCTTCAACTTATTTGGTTAGGTATCATTTACTATCAACATTATTATGCATATGCAATGAATAAGCCATACCTTAAACGCATCTATGAATGA